Proteins from a genomic interval of Cognatishimia sp. WU-CL00825:
- a CDS encoding metalloregulator ArsR/SmtB family transcription factor, which translates to MQNAAISTEAMASNAEAAAAYLKTLAHGGRLMILCHLSSGEKSVSELEALLDVRQAAVSQMLARLREDGLVATRRDGKAVFYTLADPNTAQVIGLLYQLFCAPAQD; encoded by the coding sequence ATGCAGAATGCAGCAATTTCCACAGAGGCTATGGCAAGCAACGCAGAGGCCGCCGCCGCTTATTTGAAAACCTTGGCGCATGGCGGTCGCTTGATGATACTTTGCCACCTAAGTTCAGGCGAAAAATCGGTTAGTGAGCTCGAAGCACTCTTGGATGTGCGACAAGCCGCGGTCAGTCAGATGCTCGCGCGATTGCGTGAAGACGGACTTGTGGCGACGCGGCGCGATGGCAAGGCAGTCTTTTATACGCTTGCGGACCCAAATACAGCCCAAGTCATTGGTTTACTTTATCAATTGTTTTGTGCGCCTGCCCAGGACTAA
- a CDS encoding peptidylprolyl isomerase encodes MTAAKSGDNVQIHYTGTLSDGSVFDSSEGRDPLAFTLGSGQVIKGFDDGVTGMTVGEKKTVNIPCADAYGPSHEGMIQDVPREQIPAEIPLEVGLMLQMQGPDGQVIPVKVMNITDEAVTLDANHELAGKDLTFALELVAIA; translated from the coding sequence ATGACGGCTGCAAAGTCTGGCGATAACGTTCAAATTCACTACACTGGCACATTGAGCGACGGAAGTGTTTTTGACAGCTCTGAAGGGCGTGATCCATTGGCGTTCACTTTGGGATCTGGCCAAGTTATCAAGGGCTTTGACGATGGTGTGACCGGTATGACGGTTGGAGAAAAGAAAACCGTCAACATCCCTTGTGCCGACGCATATGGCCCATCCCACGAGGGAATGATCCAAGATGTGCCACGCGAACAGATCCCAGCAGAAATCCCGTTGGAAGTGGGTCTGATGCTGCAAATGCAGGGCCCGGATGGCCAAGTTATCCCGGTAAAGGTGATGAATATCACGGATGAAGCCGTGACTTTGGACGCCAACCACGAGCTCGCGGGCAAGGATCTGACCTTTGCTTTGGAGCTGGTTGCGATCGCCTAG
- a CDS encoding ligase-associated DNA damage response DEXH box helicase: MSDFPQQFQNWFRSKGWEIHPHQREMLQRHNDPALLLIAPTGGGKTLAGFLPTLVDLSATPHAGMHTLYVSPLKALATDIKRNLRKPVEEMGLDVRIEDRTGDTSNFHKKRQRADPPHILLTTPESLALLISYPDAARTFAGLKRVIVDEIHALAESKRGDQLMLALSRLQSLCPELKRVGLSATVDDPEEIAYLLAKNPDPCPILHADPGPAPDIQMLTTLEAPPWSGGGAAYAIPAVLEQIKKHKTTLVFHNTRAQAEIFFHKLWLANDESLPIGIHHGSLDRTQRERVEAAMVRGELRAIVCTGSLDLGIDWGDVDLVIQIGAPKNVKRLVQRIGRANHRYNAPSKALLVPANRFEVVECVAALGAVYAHDLDGETRAAGPRDVLCQHILLCASSGPFDADALFLEVTSAGAFRTLTRDEFDACLQFCATGGYALKAYDQWQRLQLQSGGSWQLRDPRLAAKIRMNAGTIQDSDLLKVRMKRARGGKLLGEIEENFAASLTQGDTFLIGGQIVRYEGLRELTVEVSKTPGRKPKIAVFSGTKFATSTQLSNRILQLFQNKTWPGLPQHTVDWLELQRKTSQLPQPNRLLIESFPHDGRHHICVYGFAGRNAQQTLGLLLTKRMEELGLAPMGFVATDYATLIWGLDAVTDPTPLFERQYLRDGLDGWLSQNALMKRSFRGAATIAGLIERNNLGKRKSGRQATFSSDILYDTLLKYDPDHLLMQITRDEAMRGLVDFSRIEEMLDRVEGRIDLVLLDRVSPLAAPLFLEMGKVSVSGGAEERLLQEEEAAIMQAAGLEQS; encoded by the coding sequence ATGAGCGACTTCCCGCAGCAATTCCAAAACTGGTTTCGCTCTAAAGGCTGGGAAATACACCCGCATCAACGTGAGATGTTGCAAAGGCACAATGACCCTGCCCTTTTGTTGATCGCGCCAACCGGAGGGGGCAAAACACTTGCAGGCTTTTTGCCAACACTTGTTGATCTATCGGCAACCCCGCATGCCGGAATGCACACGCTGTATGTCTCGCCATTAAAAGCCCTCGCGACCGATATTAAACGAAATCTGCGCAAACCTGTCGAAGAAATGGGGCTTGATGTGCGCATAGAGGATCGCACCGGTGATACGTCAAATTTTCACAAGAAAAGACAGCGCGCCGACCCACCTCATATCTTGCTGACAACACCTGAAAGCCTGGCACTATTGATCAGCTATCCTGATGCAGCCCGAACATTTGCAGGGCTTAAGCGGGTGATTGTTGACGAAATACATGCACTTGCAGAAAGCAAACGTGGCGATCAACTGATGTTGGCACTTTCGCGCCTTCAAAGTCTTTGCCCCGAGCTGAAGCGCGTTGGCTTGTCCGCCACCGTAGATGATCCCGAAGAGATCGCGTATTTGCTCGCAAAAAACCCCGATCCCTGCCCCATCTTGCACGCAGACCCCGGGCCTGCGCCCGACATTCAGATGTTGACGACTTTAGAGGCACCGCCTTGGTCAGGAGGCGGTGCAGCCTATGCGATTCCAGCGGTTTTGGAACAGATCAAGAAACACAAAACGACATTGGTGTTTCACAACACACGCGCGCAGGCGGAAATATTTTTTCACAAGCTTTGGTTGGCAAATGATGAAAGCTTACCCATTGGCATCCATCACGGCAGCCTAGACCGCACACAACGCGAACGGGTTGAAGCCGCAATGGTACGCGGTGAGCTGCGGGCTATTGTCTGCACTGGCAGCCTTGATCTTGGCATCGACTGGGGCGACGTTGATTTGGTTATCCAGATTGGCGCACCAAAGAACGTAAAGCGGCTGGTTCAGCGGATCGGGCGCGCCAATCACCGCTATAACGCCCCGTCCAAGGCGCTGCTGGTGCCCGCGAACCGATTTGAAGTTGTTGAGTGTGTGGCAGCGCTAGGGGCCGTCTATGCCCACGACCTTGACGGGGAAACCCGAGCGGCTGGACCGCGTGATGTGTTGTGCCAGCATATTCTGCTTTGCGCATCCTCTGGACCGTTTGATGCTGATGCACTGTTTCTTGAAGTGACCTCCGCTGGAGCCTTTCGCACATTAACGCGCGATGAATTTGACGCATGTTTGCAATTCTGTGCAACAGGTGGCTACGCGTTAAAGGCCTATGATCAATGGCAACGATTGCAATTGCAATCTGGCGGAAGTTGGCAACTGCGAGATCCACGTCTCGCGGCGAAAATCAGGATGAATGCGGGAACTATTCAGGACAGTGACCTATTAAAAGTGCGTATGAAACGTGCCCGCGGGGGCAAGCTCCTTGGCGAAATTGAAGAGAATTTTGCAGCTTCATTGACCCAAGGAGACACTTTTTTGATTGGTGGCCAAATCGTTCGGTATGAAGGGTTGCGGGAGCTGACAGTTGAAGTTTCAAAAACACCCGGACGAAAACCGAAAATTGCGGTTTTTTCCGGCACCAAATTTGCTACATCTACGCAACTATCAAACCGGATTTTGCAGCTGTTTCAAAACAAAACATGGCCCGGCTTGCCACAGCACACCGTGGATTGGTTGGAGCTGCAGCGTAAGACCTCTCAGCTGCCGCAACCAAATCGCCTGCTCATTGAAAGCTTCCCCCATGATGGGCGTCATCATATTTGTGTATACGGGTTTGCCGGCCGCAATGCCCAACAAACACTTGGACTTTTGCTGACCAAGCGCATGGAAGAGCTGGGGCTGGCCCCAATGGGGTTTGTCGCCACCGACTATGCCACGTTGATCTGGGGACTGGACGCTGTCACCGACCCTACGCCCCTCTTTGAAAGGCAGTATTTGCGCGATGGGCTGGATGGCTGGCTGTCACAAAATGCGCTTATGAAACGCAGCTTTCGCGGAGCAGCGACCATTGCCGGTCTGATCGAGCGAAACAACCTGGGAAAGCGTAAATCAGGCAGGCAAGCGACGTTCTCTAGTGACATATTGTATGACACCTTACTCAAATATGATCCCGATCATCTGTTGATGCAGATCACACGTGACGAAGCAATGCGCGGGTTGGTGGACTTTTCTCGTATCGAGGAAATGCTGGATCGTGTTGAGGGGCGCATTGACTTGGTGTTATTGGACAGAGTTTCCCCCTTGGCTGCGCCCCTATTTTTGGAAATGGGCAAAGTGTCGGTGTCCGGCGGGGCCGAGGAACGCTTGTTGCAGGAAGAAGAGGCCGCGATTATGCAAGCTGCCGGTTTGGAACAAAGCTGA
- the pdeM gene encoding ligase-associated DNA damage response endonuclease PdeM — MNFLDFTLAGTQLTALGSGALWWRAKNLLCVSDLHLGKSERIARNGGSILPPYDTRDTLIRLENDIRQTAAETVICLGDSFDDLQVLDALPEAESNWINRMQAGLRWVWIEGNHDPGPIELPGAHLAELPLPPLAFRHIADPRQSGEISGHYHPKVRVQTRLRGISRPAFLFDSDRVIMPAYGTYTGGLRSTDKALRALMRPEAMAIVTGQTPRVVALPG; from the coding sequence ATGAACTTTTTGGATTTCACCCTAGCCGGTACCCAGCTTACAGCGCTTGGATCTGGTGCGCTTTGGTGGCGCGCAAAGAATTTGCTCTGTGTCTCTGATTTGCATCTTGGTAAGTCCGAAAGGATCGCACGCAATGGCGGTTCTATTTTGCCCCCATATGACACGCGCGACACGTTAATTCGGCTGGAAAATGACATCCGACAAACCGCTGCAGAAACCGTAATTTGTTTGGGTGATAGCTTTGATGACTTACAGGTGCTGGATGCCCTGCCAGAGGCCGAAAGCAATTGGATCAATCGCATGCAGGCTGGTCTGCGTTGGGTTTGGATCGAAGGCAACCATGATCCTGGACCTATCGAATTGCCGGGGGCGCATTTAGCAGAGTTGCCTTTACCACCCTTAGCGTTTCGCCATATTGCAGACCCGCGACAAAGCGGCGAAATCTCTGGGCACTATCACCCCAAAGTACGGGTACAAACGCGTCTACGCGGCATTTCGCGACCGGCATTTTTGTTTGATTCTGACCGTGTCATTATGCCTGCATATGGCACCTACACCGGCGGATTGCGCAGCACTGACAAGGCGCTCAGAGCGTTGATGCGCCCCGAAGCCATGGCAATTGTCACAGGGCAAACACCCCGAGTGGTCGCACTTCCCGGTTAA
- a CDS encoding alpha/beta hydrolase, with the protein MPHFETSDGLTLYYSDEGQGIPILCLAGLTRNSSDFSYINGKLGEVRLLKMDYRGRGKSDWAKDFTTYNIPRESQDALELMDFLGIKKFAIIGTSRGGLCAITIGAMAPDRLLGVAFNDIGPDLNLEGLKVIMNYIGQNPPWQTMAQATEARHSVMAGFENVPQSRWREEVEKFYHQTEKGLVINYDPKLRDSVLAVPLDSAPDLWPFFKALSNLPLAVLRGENSDLLAADTFQKMRIALPQAIMATVKDRGHVPFLDEPESLETLQNWVTQLEQAPQNQGA; encoded by the coding sequence ATGCCCCATTTTGAAACATCCGACGGCCTGACGCTTTATTATTCTGACGAAGGCCAGGGAATTCCCATTCTTTGCCTTGCCGGATTAACCAGAAACTCTAGTGATTTCAGTTATATAAATGGAAAACTGGGCGAAGTCCGTTTGTTAAAAATGGATTATCGTGGCCGTGGAAAATCTGATTGGGCCAAAGATTTCACCACCTATAACATCCCACGCGAAAGCCAAGATGCGCTGGAGCTTATGGATTTTCTGGGAATAAAGAAATTCGCAATTATCGGTACCTCCCGCGGCGGCCTCTGCGCCATCACCATCGGGGCCATGGCCCCGGATCGCCTGCTTGGCGTGGCGTTTAATGACATCGGCCCTGATCTAAATCTGGAGGGCTTAAAAGTCATCATGAATTACATCGGCCAAAACCCACCTTGGCAAACCATGGCGCAAGCCACAGAGGCAAGACACAGCGTCATGGCCGGTTTTGAAAACGTGCCGCAAAGTCGCTGGCGCGAAGAAGTCGAGAAGTTTTATCACCAAACAGAGAAAGGATTGGTGATCAACTATGACCCCAAATTGCGCGATAGCGTGCTGGCTGTACCTTTAGACTCTGCTCCAGATTTATGGCCTTTTTTCAAGGCACTATCGAACCTTCCTCTTGCGGTTTTACGCGGTGAAAATTCTGATTTGCTTGCGGCAGATACATTCCAAAAGATGCGCATTGCCTTGCCTCAAGCGATTATGGCCACCGTTAAAGATCGGGGTCACGTCCCGTTTTTGGACGAACCGGAATCCTTAGAAACCCTGCAAAACTGGGTCACACAGCTTGAGCAGGCCCCTCAAAATCAAGGCGCTTGA
- a CDS encoding haloacid dehalogenase type II, which produces MSITTCIFDAYGTLFDVSAAARQAAAEPEHAAFATHWDKVSADWRNKQLQYTWLRAITHNHTDFWQVTQEALDWSLQASGLENDTDLRRRLLQLYWELSAYPEVPEMLKTLKSQGLNTGILSNGSPDMLDGAVKSAGLSTWLDDVLSVESVGVFKPDSRVYDLVLKRFNCTADEVLFVSSNGWDVAGASGFGFQTVWVNRAAEPVDCLPHGPDHQLKNLTEITKIAGI; this is translated from the coding sequence ATGTCGATTACAACCTGCATTTTTGACGCCTATGGAACGCTGTTTGATGTTTCCGCCGCCGCCCGCCAAGCCGCTGCAGAGCCAGAGCACGCTGCCTTTGCAACCCATTGGGACAAGGTTTCAGCCGACTGGCGCAACAAGCAGCTTCAGTACACCTGGCTGCGGGCCATCACCCACAATCACACGGATTTTTGGCAGGTGACACAAGAGGCTCTGGATTGGTCACTGCAAGCCTCTGGGCTTGAAAACGACACAGATTTGCGCCGCCGCCTGTTGCAGCTTTATTGGGAGTTATCCGCATATCCGGAAGTGCCGGAAATGCTAAAAACTCTTAAATCTCAAGGACTTAATACCGGAATTCTGTCCAATGGATCACCCGATATGTTGGATGGTGCCGTGAAAAGCGCGGGCCTTTCTACTTGGTTGGATGACGTTCTAAGCGTTGAATCCGTGGGCGTGTTTAAGCCCGACAGCCGGGTTTATGATTTGGTCCTCAAGCGTTTCAACTGTACTGCGGACGAGGTGCTGTTTGTGTCTTCCAATGGCTGGGATGTTGCTGGCGCATCTGGGTTTGGTTTCCAAACTGTCTGGGTTAATCGTGCCGCCGAACCGGTGGACTGCCTGCCCCATGGCCCGGACCATCAACTGAAAAACTTGACTGAAATAACTAAAATTGCAGGTATTTAA
- a CDS encoding endonuclease/exonuclease/phosphatase family protein, with amino-acid sequence MTRFTIASFNVKNLIGADKEYYKFQSYTPEEYAWKVDWMADQLLAMDADVIGFQEVFEEKALREVLREAETRGNELNAAVIPPKNKRYHRKAIFKKLGFSGYKDAALAFAANTNDTATPGQRRPGVAILSRYGFSGAPEIIQDLDEPVKIPLKELGGESAGYFEIKRLSRPILKAKVPIDGQDITVFTCHLKSKLGEFITPAGAAFAVEADLNKYDPMGRAMGAMRAAIRRMAEAWVLRREIVAELRAGNPVIVTGDFNDGEHAVSSEIISGEVPFKNYAWMLRHDAQSPRDRYSAEQDLAIRKNMQEMRLTSAEKLFVRKSLRDVVYTTAFGGVYESIDQIYLSHHFHPDNSKKLGEMEYFSVLNDHLTDGSHPEAPYNKLASDHGQIMAHLRLGLEND; translated from the coding sequence ATGACACGTTTCACCATCGCATCATTTAATGTCAAAAACCTGATTGGCGCAGACAAAGAATACTACAAATTTCAGTCTTACACCCCAGAGGAATACGCTTGGAAAGTGGACTGGATGGCCGATCAATTGTTGGCGATGGATGCCGATGTGATCGGATTTCAAGAAGTTTTTGAAGAAAAAGCGTTGCGCGAGGTGTTGCGCGAAGCCGAAACCCGAGGCAACGAGCTAAACGCCGCAGTCATCCCCCCAAAAAATAAACGATATCATCGGAAAGCCATCTTCAAAAAGCTTGGGTTTTCAGGCTACAAAGACGCCGCTTTGGCCTTTGCTGCAAACACCAATGATACGGCAACACCCGGCCAACGGCGACCCGGAGTGGCGATCCTGAGCCGCTATGGGTTTTCTGGGGCACCCGAAATCATTCAAGACCTTGATGAACCAGTGAAAATTCCACTTAAGGAACTAGGTGGGGAAAGCGCCGGATACTTTGAAATCAAAAGGCTTTCGCGCCCCATCCTAAAGGCGAAGGTGCCAATTGATGGCCAAGACATTACGGTTTTTACCTGCCATCTGAAATCAAAACTCGGAGAATTTATCACGCCTGCGGGTGCCGCGTTTGCTGTCGAAGCGGACCTGAACAAATATGACCCCATGGGCCGCGCAATGGGTGCCATGCGCGCTGCAATTCGGCGTATGGCCGAAGCTTGGGTGTTGCGCCGCGAGATTGTTGCAGAGTTGCGGGCCGGCAATCCCGTGATCGTGACTGGCGATTTTAATGACGGAGAACATGCGGTTAGCTCTGAAATCATTTCTGGGGAAGTACCCTTTAAGAACTATGCTTGGATGCTGCGCCATGATGCCCAATCCCCGCGCGACCGGTATAGCGCTGAACAGGATCTCGCCATTCGGAAAAATATGCAGGAGATGCGCCTTACATCGGCGGAAAAGCTGTTTGTTCGTAAAAGTTTACGTGATGTCGTATATACAACGGCTTTTGGCGGTGTGTATGAAAGCATTGATCAAATTTATTTGTCTCATCATTTTCATCCAGACAATTCCAAAAAACTTGGAGAAATGGAATATTTCAGCGTTCTCAACGACCATTTGACAGACGGCAGCCACCCCGAAGCACCTTACAACAAACTGGCCAGCGACCATGGACAGATCATGGCACATTTGCGTTTGGGGTTGGAGAATGACTGA
- a CDS encoding LysR family transcriptional regulator, which translates to MQDHDWNDLRYLLAIHRTGSFTEAGRKAGVSETTVSRRIAALERKLDVKLIQKGGDNGYELSNIGLTILEHAEIIEQQNTEIQELSGSAGLSTSGTVRVSAVPLVINRILVPELTRIQRRHPNITIELVPETRNIDLTKREADLAIRLARPVAGGLKTTARKIGQLHYAIFGPEQTTSDKSDTSAWIGYDDSQATFPQAIWLNAAIAQSPQGASSLTVLDATTAFEAVAAGIGKTILPRRVAAMDRRLRELVRPKGLPPLPKRDVWLLSHSSQSANAAINAVKEWLADIKWQ; encoded by the coding sequence ATGCAGGATCATGATTGGAACGACCTCAGATACCTCCTGGCGATACACCGCACCGGCTCTTTTACCGAGGCAGGCCGCAAGGCCGGTGTCAGCGAAACCACCGTTTCCCGACGCATCGCAGCCCTAGAACGCAAGCTTGATGTCAAGCTCATCCAAAAGGGCGGAGACAACGGCTATGAACTGTCAAATATCGGCCTGACAATCCTCGAACACGCCGAAATCATCGAACAGCAAAACACCGAGATCCAGGAACTTTCGGGCAGCGCTGGCCTGTCCACAAGCGGCACCGTGCGCGTCAGTGCCGTGCCTCTGGTCATCAATCGCATTCTAGTACCTGAATTAACGCGCATTCAAAGGCGTCATCCCAATATCACCATCGAACTGGTGCCCGAGACCCGAAATATCGATCTGACAAAACGCGAAGCAGATCTTGCGATCCGTTTGGCGCGTCCGGTAGCTGGCGGGCTGAAAACCACCGCGCGCAAGATCGGGCAATTGCACTATGCTATTTTTGGCCCGGAACAAACCACCAGCGACAAATCTGACACCTCAGCCTGGATCGGTTACGACGATTCCCAAGCCACCTTCCCTCAGGCCATCTGGCTAAATGCCGCCATCGCGCAAAGTCCCCAAGGGGCTTCTTCGCTGACCGTGCTGGATGCAACCACCGCCTTCGAAGCCGTCGCCGCCGGCATCGGCAAAACCATTTTGCCAAGACGCGTCGCCGCGATGGACCGTCGGCTGCGCGAACTGGTGCGCCCCAAAGGTCTGCCCCCCCTGCCCAAGCGTGACGTCTGGCTGCTCTCGCACAGCAGCCAATCAGCCAATGCCGCCATCAATGCGGTTAAAGAATGGTTAGCAGACATCAAATGGCAATAG
- a CDS encoding alpha/beta fold hydrolase, whose translation MTDAKNFVMLNATMRGPDDAPPIVFLHTIGTDAGIWSDVLDLLPTELRLICLDLRGHGQTDCPPPPYGMGALIKDVEVMLDHLNIKDCILVGLGLGGLIAQGLAIKRLDQVRALVLSGSAVKIGFAPHWEADIAETMDNGTMHICEKMMRAWFSRKAHETDARLAHQSLFLATPTNALLGAMHAIKGADFYTPTSGLRLPTLGISGSEDGMVPPDLMRETLALIPASEFKIIRKAGHLSCVDQPEIFAHHITEFAQRIGHA comes from the coding sequence ATGACTGACGCAAAGAATTTCGTGATGTTGAATGCGACGATGCGCGGGCCAGATGACGCGCCACCAATTGTTTTTCTACACACCATCGGTACTGATGCTGGCATTTGGTCTGATGTTTTAGATTTGTTGCCAACAGAATTGCGTTTGATATGCCTTGATCTTCGGGGACATGGCCAGACCGATTGCCCTCCCCCACCCTATGGCATGGGTGCTCTCATCAAAGATGTCGAAGTAATGCTAGATCATCTAAATATCAAAGACTGCATTCTTGTTGGTCTGGGATTGGGCGGATTGATCGCGCAGGGATTGGCGATCAAAAGACTTGATCAAGTGCGCGCTTTGGTTCTGTCTGGAAGCGCTGTAAAAATTGGTTTTGCCCCACATTGGGAGGCCGACATAGCAGAAACGATGGACAACGGTACCATGCATATTTGTGAAAAAATGATGCGCGCGTGGTTCAGCCGCAAAGCACATGAAACAGACGCCCGCCTCGCGCACCAATCTCTGTTTCTTGCAACCCCCACAAATGCCTTGCTAGGCGCAATGCACGCGATCAAGGGGGCCGACTTTTATACACCAACCAGCGGCCTGCGATTGCCAACACTAGGAATTTCCGGCAGCGAAGATGGTATGGTTCCGCCTGATCTTATGCGCGAAACTCTGGCGCTTATTCCGGCCTCGGAATTCAAAATTATCCGCAAGGCCGGACATCTAAGCTGTGTTGATCAACCCGAAATCTTTGCGCATCACATCACTGAATTTGCCCAACGCATTGGCCACGCTTGA
- a CDS encoding enoyl-ACP reductase, translating to MSDQLKGKRGLIMGVANERSIAWGIAKAMSEAGAELAFSYQGDAFGKRLAPLAERVGSDLMVDVDVTDDASLDAAFAALKARWDSIDFVVHAIAFSDKNELTGRFLDTSRANFKNSLDISAYSFIEVARRAYPMMKDNGGTLLTLTYQGSNRVTPYYNVMGVAKAALEATTRYLANDLGPDGIRVNAISPGPMKTLAGAAIGGARKTYRQTETNAPLRSNATLEAVGGTAVYLASDAGACTTGEILRVDGGYHVLGMPQPENL from the coding sequence ATGTCGGATCAACTAAAGGGCAAACGCGGCCTGATTATGGGCGTTGCCAACGAACGTTCCATCGCTTGGGGTATTGCCAAAGCCATGTCCGAAGCCGGTGCAGAGCTGGCGTTTTCTTACCAGGGCGACGCCTTTGGCAAGCGCCTGGCACCTCTGGCCGAACGGGTTGGCAGCGATCTGATGGTTGACGTTGATGTCACCGACGACGCCTCGCTGGACGCGGCGTTTGCAGCGCTGAAAGCGCGTTGGGACAGCATCGATTTTGTGGTGCACGCCATCGCCTTCTCCGACAAAAACGAGCTGACAGGCCGTTTCCTTGACACAAGCCGGGCAAATTTCAAAAACTCGCTCGATATCTCGGCCTATAGCTTTATCGAAGTGGCGCGCCGCGCCTATCCCATGATGAAAGACAATGGCGGCACCTTGCTGACATTGACCTATCAGGGCTCTAATCGCGTCACCCCCTATTATAATGTGATGGGGGTCGCCAAAGCCGCACTCGAGGCCACCACCCGCTATTTGGCCAATGATCTTGGTCCGGACGGCATCCGTGTGAACGCTATTTCACCCGGCCCCATGAAAACCCTGGCTGGGGCAGCCATCGGTGGCGCACGCAAGACCTATCGTCAAACCGAAACCAACGCCCCCCTGCGCTCAAACGCAACGCTCGAAGCCGTGGGCGGCACAGCCGTCTATCTGGCTTCGGACGCCGGGGCCTGTACCACAGGTGAGATTCTGCGGGTTGATGGCGGGTATCACGTGCTGGGCATGCCGCAGCCGGAAAACCTGTAA
- a CDS encoding YciI family protein, whose amino-acid sequence MKYVVLFEDNPETDLCTRLSYLPLHLAYLEKNADRISAVGGLTDADDIGRGDLWVLTAEDEDEVARYVREDPFWPTGLRKSFQIMKWRQVFANGARIAQAEPAFA is encoded by the coding sequence GTGAAATATGTGGTTCTATTTGAAGACAATCCAGAGACTGATCTTTGTACGCGTCTGAGTTATCTTCCCCTGCATCTGGCCTATTTGGAAAAAAACGCCGATCGCATTTCTGCGGTTGGGGGGCTGACGGATGCAGATGATATTGGGCGGGGCGATCTGTGGGTGTTGACCGCAGAGGATGAAGACGAGGTGGCGCGCTATGTGCGGGAAGACCCGTTTTGGCCCACGGGGCTGCGCAAGTCGTTTCAGATTATGAAGTGGCGTCAGGTTTTTGCAAATGGGGCCCGGATCGCCCAGGCAGAACCGGCGTTTGCCTAA
- a CDS encoding TCR/Tet family MFS transporter, which translates to MTSRLPIVFIILTVVIDAMGIGLIMPVMPDLIGEVQGGDIANAAIWGGLLTTAFAAMQFLFSPLIGNLSDRYGRRPILLTSLVIMTADYLVMATAGTIWLLLAGRIVGGITAATHSTASAFMADISAPEEKAKNFGLIGAGFGIGFVLGPVIGGLLASYGTRAPFYAAAALAAMNGFLGWLVLKETVTDQIRRPFTWARANPLGAFSAVTKMPGLTALLLVFFFYQVSSFVYPVTWPYFTTERFGWGPGMIGVSLAVFGVFFAIVQGVLVQPSIKHLGHRGTVIAGLSIEVIMLIFMGFVSSGMFALGFTPFAALAAIGVPALQGIMSRRIPDDAQGELQGVLASVTSVAMIFSPLLMTQTFAYFSAPNAPIYLPGAAFLLSAILMVVSLMIFIGRKRKPAAKVY; encoded by the coding sequence ATGACCTCGCGCTTGCCAATTGTATTTATTATTTTGACAGTCGTGATCGATGCGATGGGGATCGGCTTGATCATGCCGGTGATGCCTGACCTTATTGGCGAAGTCCAAGGCGGTGACATCGCAAATGCCGCGATCTGGGGGGGACTACTGACCACCGCTTTTGCTGCGATGCAATTTCTATTCAGCCCATTGATTGGCAATCTGTCAGACCGCTATGGGCGTCGACCAATCTTGTTGACTTCTTTGGTCATAATGACAGCAGATTACTTGGTCATGGCGACAGCTGGTACGATCTGGTTATTGCTAGCCGGGCGGATTGTTGGGGGCATAACTGCAGCGACGCATTCCACGGCTTCGGCCTTTATGGCAGATATCAGCGCCCCAGAAGAAAAGGCAAAAAACTTTGGCTTGATAGGCGCGGGATTTGGCATCGGATTTGTTTTGGGCCCCGTCATTGGCGGCCTTTTGGCCAGCTATGGAACACGCGCCCCATTTTATGCTGCCGCCGCATTGGCTGCGATGAACGGTTTCTTGGGATGGTTGGTGTTAAAAGAAACGGTAACCGACCAAATACGGCGCCCTTTCACCTGGGCACGCGCTAATCCGCTTGGCGCATTTTCTGCAGTGACTAAAATGCCGGGCTTGACCGCGCTTTTGCTGGTTTTCTTTTTCTATCAGGTTTCAAGTTTCGTGTACCCGGTCACCTGGCCGTATTTCACCACAGAGCGTTTTGGTTGGGGGCCTGGCATGATCGGCGTGTCACTTGCCGTTTTTGGCGTTTTCTTTGCGATTGTTCAGGGCGTTTTGGTGCAGCCATCCATCAAGCATTTGGGCCACCGAGGAACGGTGATTGCAGGGCTTTCGATCGAAGTGATCATGTTGATATTTATGGGGTTTGTATCGTCTGGCATGTTTGCGCTTGGTTTTACGCCATTCGCTGCATTGGCCGCCATCGGCGTTCCTGCATTGCAAGGCATCATGTCGCGGCGCATCCCAGATGACGCACAGGGTGAATTGCAGGGCGTTTTGGCATCAGTAACCTCTGTGGCGATGATATTCTCACCCTTGCTGATGACGCAAACCTTTGCTTATTTTTCCGCTCCAAACGCGCCAATCTACTTGCCTGGTGCTGCTTTTTTGCTGTCTGCAATCTTGATGGTCGTCTCACTGATGATTTTTATTGGGCGCAAACGCAAGCCTGCAGCAAAGGTGTACTAA